From the genome of Nicotiana sylvestris chromosome 2, ASM39365v2, whole genome shotgun sequence, one region includes:
- the LOC104223160 gene encoding laccase-11-like — MAKQTSFCPVLGFLVIGFLCFICLPAEAALKKYQFDVQVANVSRLCHAKPIVTVNGRFPGPTIYAREGDRVQINVTNFAQYNLSIHWHGLKQYRNGWADGPAYITQCPIQTGNSYVYDFNITGQRGTLWWHAHILWLRATVYGPIVILPQQGTPFPFPQPDREEVLVLGEWWNADVEEVEKQGNALGIPPNMSDAHTINGKPGPLFPCSEKHTFAMEVEKGKTYLLRIINAALNDELFFALANHTFTVVEIDAVYTKPFTTEAILIAPGQTTNVLVRANQIPGRYFMAARAFMDAPISVDNKTATAIFQYKGIPQTVLPKLPTLPEQNDTNFALTYNSKLKSLNTPKYPANVPLNVDRHLLFTIGLGINPCPTCLNGTRLTASLNNITFSMPQTALLQAHYFNIKGVYTPDFPDKPPTPFNFTGAPLTANLKTNLGTRLNKIAFNSTVELVIQDTNLLSVESHPFHLHGYNFFVVGTGVGNFDPKKDPAKYNLIDPIERNTVGVPTGGWTAIRFRADNPGVWFFHCHLELHTGWGLKTAFLVEDGPGSDHNILPPPKDLPRC, encoded by the exons ATGGCAAAGCAGACAAGTTTCTGTCCAGTCCTAGGCTTCCTTGTCATTGGATTTCTTTGTTTCATTTGTCTACCTGCTGAGGCTGCCCTTAAGAAATATCAGTTTGAT GTTCAAGTGGCAAATGTGAGCAGATTGTGCCATGCAAAACCAATTGTTACAGTTAATGGGAGATTTCCGGGGCCAACTATATATGCTAGAGAAGGAGATAGAGTTCAAATCAATGTTACTAACTTTGCACAATATAACTTGTCCATTCACTG GCATGGATTGAAACAATATCGCAATGGTTGGGCAGACGGGCCGGCTTACATAACTCAGTGCCCAATTCAGACAGGAAATAGCTATGTTTATGACTTCAATATAACAGGACAAAGAGGAACCTTATGGTGGCATGCACACATTCTTTGGCTAAGGGCAACAGTCTATGGTCCTATAGTGATCTTGCCACAACAAGGAACTCCCTTTCCTTTCCCTCAACCAGATAGGGAAGAAGTACTTGTACTAG GAGAATGGTGGAATGCTGATGTAGAAGAAGTTGAGAAACAAGGAAACGCCTTGGGTATACCTCCTAATATGTCTGATGCCCACACGATCAACGGAAAGCCAGGGCCTCTTTTCCCATGTTCTGAGAAAC ATACTTTTGCCATGGAAGTTGAAAAAGGGAAGACATACCTGTTGAGAATCATCAACGCTGCTCTCAATGATGAGCTGTTTTTTGCCCTGGCTAATCATACCTTCACAGTGGTAGAAATTGATGCAGTCTACACGAAACCATTCACCACAGAGGCCATTCTGATTGCGCCAGGGCAGACTACAAACGTTCTGGTTCGTGCCAACCAAATTCCAGGAAGATATTTCATGGCTGCAAGGGCATTCATGGATGCTCCAATCTCTGTGGATAACAAGACTGCTACTGCTATATTCCAGTATAAGGGAATCCCACAAACTGTACTCCCAAAACTTCCAACCTTGCCTGAACAAAATGACACAAACTTTGCTTTGACCTATAACTCTAAACTCAAAAGCCTAAATACCCCTAAATATCCAGCAAATGTTCCCCTAAATGTTGATCGACACCTCTTGTTTACAATTGGCCTGGGAATAAATCCTTGTCCCACCTGTCTAAATGGAACTCGGTTAACAGCTTCTCTCAACAACATTACCTTTAGCATGCCACAAACTGCACTTCTTCAAGCTCATTACTTCAACATTAAGGGTGTGTATACTCCAGATTTCCCTGACAAACCACCTACTCCATTCAATTTTACAGGGGCACCTCTTACAGCCAACCTAAAGACAAATCTAGGCACAAGGCTTAATAAGATTGCTTTCAATTCCACTGTCGAACTAGTAATCCAAGACACCAACTTATTATCGGTGGAATCACATCCTTTCCATCTCCATGGCTACAATTTCTTTGTGGTTGGAACTGGTGTCGGAAACTTTGACCCCAAAAAAGATCCAGCAAAATACAACTTGATTGATCCTATAGAAAGAAATACTGTAGGTGTTCCAACGGGTGGTTGGACTGCTATTCGGTTCAGAGCTGATAATCCAG GGGTCTGGTTTTTCCATTGTCATCTGGAGTTGCACACAGGATGGGGACTGAAAACAGCATTTTTAGTGGAAGATGGACCAGGATCAGATCACAATATTCTTCCTCCACCAAAGGATCTTCCACGCTGCTAA